A window of Neisseria canis contains these coding sequences:
- a CDS encoding glycosyltransferase has protein sequence MMDISIIVPCYNAIGKIEACIASLQKIEYPASQYEVIFVDDCSTDHTLSHLKEQVASQSNWKVLQMPQNSGSPSEPRNLGVSQAVGKYVFFLDCDDEILSDTLNIHFQTAKEHNADIVRGYLIVDDGNKRSIANRIQGNISGLDKRGMIETIISKQSTTVPSMIKRELLNQNQIKWRSDLRIGEDTLYLSDVFSVAENIVYIDHPTFVYNKKINEEASSTQNYGSRELKNHIIVWQTAQEKLSKQGVDYYQIRLQVGLQTAIQSMITYNRFDISESDFIELADFINQQRRLVETFNYSERIKSVLNEIYSQNYNGFLNAIKQRMVVAGYDLKFIKPVLPTLEQFYQIRIDEWTGHNAHNEQHSEDCLQWAEIIFCEWMLGNAVWYSQRVRTNQKLFIRMHRFELTTQWFKQIDFTKVNRVFAVSLYFFEKLVEYTRIPRAQACLLPNYLDSENYEQSNNKEKLFNLGIIGILPSRKGYLNALKVLKQLVETNKKYKLFVYGKMPEDLSWVKNNQTEMAYFDECKRYIQQNNLQKSVVVKGWVDVRTELKDIGFILSTSDNEEIPESFHIAPADGFSAGNQGLLLNWNGVEYIYPEKYIFDSINSMADHINRQNNLAKFDLYKQQGIELIKDRYSVEYFVRQLRKQIHLSAARFAYAPAPIAEAFEQQQIAEIQNRKLTAETIAIDLPKDAQSDCKLILEYNFKLSENIKVNAALVALKSANSEPVSGFKPSDIKEIGLYKYLDTTQNDTACFLEIPLSGKNKVEQLKLVLWQKDAEIELQYLKAFRF, from the coding sequence ATGATGGATATCAGCATTATTGTTCCTTGTTACAATGCAATTGGAAAAATAGAAGCCTGTATCGCTTCTTTACAGAAGATTGAATATCCCGCTTCACAATATGAAGTGATCTTTGTAGATGACTGTTCTACCGACCACACCTTGTCTCATTTAAAAGAGCAGGTTGCTTCGCAGTCAAATTGGAAAGTATTACAAATGCCGCAGAATAGCGGCTCACCGTCTGAACCGCGTAATTTAGGCGTATCTCAAGCGGTCGGAAAATATGTTTTCTTTTTAGATTGTGATGACGAAATTCTCAGCGATACTCTGAACATACATTTTCAAACAGCAAAAGAACATAATGCTGATATTGTTCGCGGCTACTTAATTGTTGACGATGGAAATAAGCGGAGTATTGCTAATCGTATTCAAGGAAATATCTCAGGTTTGGATAAACGGGGCATGATCGAAACAATCATTAGCAAACAAAGCACCACCGTACCCAGTATGATCAAAAGAGAGTTGCTTAACCAAAATCAGATTAAATGGCGTTCTGATTTGAGAATAGGTGAAGATACTCTGTATTTATCCGATGTGTTTTCAGTTGCGGAAAATATTGTCTATATCGATCACCCAACATTTGTTTACAACAAAAAAATCAATGAAGAAGCCTCGTCTACCCAAAATTATGGCTCCCGTGAATTAAAAAACCATATAATAGTATGGCAAACCGCACAAGAAAAATTATCCAAACAAGGTGTGGATTATTACCAAATCCGCTTACAGGTAGGCTTACAGACAGCAATTCAGTCTATGATTACCTACAACCGTTTTGATATTAGCGAGAGCGACTTTATCGAATTGGCGGATTTTATCAATCAACAACGCCGCTTGGTTGAAACCTTTAATTATAGTGAAAGAATTAAAAGCGTTCTGAACGAAATTTATAGTCAAAACTACAACGGCTTTTTGAACGCTATCAAACAGCGAATGGTTGTGGCAGGCTATGATTTAAAATTTATCAAGCCCGTTTTACCGACTTTGGAACAGTTCTACCAAATCCGCATAGACGAGTGGACAGGACATAATGCACACAACGAACAACACAGCGAAGATTGCCTGCAATGGGCTGAAATCATCTTCTGTGAATGGATGTTGGGCAATGCTGTTTGGTATAGCCAGCGTGTCAGAACCAATCAGAAGCTTTTTATCAGAATGCACCGTTTTGAGCTGACAACACAATGGTTTAAACAGATCGACTTTACCAAAGTCAACCGAGTTTTTGCCGTATCACTCTATTTCTTTGAAAAATTAGTTGAATACACCCGTATTCCGAGAGCTCAAGCCTGTTTATTGCCAAACTACTTGGATAGCGAAAATTACGAGCAGTCTAATAACAAAGAAAAGCTCTTTAATCTTGGTATTATCGGTATTCTGCCTTCCCGAAAAGGCTACCTGAATGCCTTAAAAGTATTAAAACAATTAGTGGAAACAAATAAAAAATACAAATTGTTTGTGTATGGAAAAATGCCCGAAGATCTATCTTGGGTAAAAAACAACCAAACCGAGATGGCATATTTCGACGAGTGCAAGCGGTATATTCAGCAAAATAATTTGCAAAAATCCGTTGTAGTCAAAGGCTGGGTCGATGTCAGAACAGAATTAAAAGATATCGGTTTCATATTATCAACCAGCGATAATGAAGAAATTCCCGAAAGTTTCCACATCGCACCGGCAGACGGCTTTTCTGCGGGCAATCAAGGGCTGCTGCTCAACTGGAATGGCGTAGAATACATCTATCCTGAAAAATATATTTTCGATTCCATCAACTCAATGGCAGACCATATCAACCGCCAAAACAACTTGGCTAAGTTCGACCTCTACAAACAACAAGGCATAGAGTTGATCAAAGACCGCTATTCGGTTGAATATTTCGTCAGACAGCTACGCAAACAAATACATTTATCGGCAGCACGTTTTGCTTATGCACCGGCGCCAATTGCCGAAGCGTTTGAACAGCAACAGATTGCAGAAATCCAAAACCGTAAATTGACCGCCGAAACCATTGCGATTGACTTGCCGAAGGATGCACAAAGTGATTGTAAGCTGATTTTGGAATATAACTTTAAACTATCAGAAAATATCAAGGTAAATGCGGCGTTGGTAGCATTAAAGTCAGCCAACAGCGAGCCTGTTTCAGGATTTAAACCGTCTGATATCAAAGAAATTGGGTTATATAAATATTTAGATACCACCCAAAATGATACTGCCTGTTTTTTGGAAATACCGTTAAGCGGGAAAAACAAAGTGGAGCAGTTGAAATTGGTGCTATGGCAGAAAGATGCCGAGATTGAGCTTCAGTATTTAAAAGCATTTAGATTTTAA
- a CDS encoding CgeB family protein, which produces MNNKELEGIKSRIKQENTYLDDAQLEKIIKVFNRLLEDTQAEQQQKIHQLEDELYHLRIEKSKYQLLLTQRFQDKHNQTIAYQFGRLILDFLQHPIRHFITPKALLSIYAEHLTRKQKKHTLTSFEKRWVKWYEPFSTKKVVDDTFETLVNTPVKPLEESAIQKTAHHSKQKRKAFKLNFAHKTAKDLKVAVILDEFSFNSFQNEFTPIIITPNNWKAVFSQQKPDLFFCESAWSGTDSVTRPWKGKIYASVNFQKENRTELLEIIDYCDKNGIPTVFWNKEDPTHYPDRVHDFVKTACLFDFVFTTAQECVELYQKEYGLKNVYALPFATNPAVFNPIDNPSVPRTEKIVFAGSWYANHVERSKTMYQLFDSLIDSGYELEFYNRYYGDNDPNHLIPEQYQEYEKPSVSNKETSRIYKSSLFGLNLNTVVDSDTMFARRVFELMSSNTLVLSNYSKGMDRLFGKNVIFLDTEPNRLKDLDNQTIERIREENLNNVLANHTYQKRFETILDTVGVVYNKQLEKVTLAVKVTGKLQLKAAIRLFQQKFSHPQYRLLAVLDDNVSGLESAELYTDFNYGKINVLAESYLLRYGKQNTQYLDTPYFVLTDNLEVLNPSVVEKALLHSSYLSDGYIALTPHKNQKYIFESTMNMNHIFASAKKFSEAVKYFKQAVELPVYYINKHEGK; this is translated from the coding sequence ATGAATAACAAGGAGTTAGAAGGTATAAAATCCCGCATCAAGCAGGAAAATACATACCTTGATGATGCACAACTGGAAAAAATCATCAAGGTATTTAATCGTCTATTAGAAGACACTCAAGCAGAACAACAACAAAAGATTCATCAATTAGAAGATGAGTTATATCACTTGCGTATCGAAAAAAGCAAATATCAGCTCTTATTAACCCAACGTTTTCAAGATAAGCACAATCAAACCATTGCTTACCAATTTGGGCGTTTGATATTGGATTTCCTTCAACATCCAATCCGACACTTCATTACACCCAAAGCCTTATTATCCATTTATGCAGAGCATTTGACCCGCAAGCAGAAAAAACACACGTTAACTTCGTTTGAAAAAAGATGGGTCAAATGGTATGAACCGTTTTCCACTAAAAAAGTGGTGGATGATACTTTTGAAACATTGGTAAACACCCCTGTCAAACCTCTTGAAGAATCAGCTATTCAAAAAACGGCTCATCATTCTAAGCAAAAGCGTAAAGCCTTTAAGCTCAATTTTGCTCATAAAACCGCGAAAGACTTAAAAGTAGCTGTTATTTTGGATGAGTTTAGTTTTAACTCATTTCAAAACGAATTCACCCCAATCATTATTACACCTAATAACTGGAAGGCAGTTTTTTCGCAACAAAAACCCGATCTGTTTTTTTGCGAATCCGCTTGGAGTGGCACAGACAGCGTTACACGTCCATGGAAGGGCAAAATCTACGCTAGCGTAAATTTCCAAAAAGAAAACCGCACTGAATTGCTTGAAATCATCGATTATTGCGATAAAAACGGCATTCCGACAGTTTTCTGGAACAAGGAAGACCCAACCCATTATCCCGACCGTGTTCACGATTTTGTCAAGACGGCCTGTCTGTTCGACTTTGTATTTACCACAGCACAAGAATGCGTAGAACTGTATCAAAAAGAATACGGTTTAAAAAATGTATACGCCCTACCGTTTGCGACTAATCCTGCGGTTTTTAATCCTATTGATAATCCATCTGTACCACGTACTGAAAAAATAGTATTTGCTGGAAGTTGGTATGCAAATCATGTTGAGCGTTCCAAAACAATGTATCAATTATTTGACAGTTTGATTGATAGTGGTTACGAACTGGAGTTTTATAACCGCTATTATGGTGATAATGATCCAAATCATTTAATTCCTGAGCAATATCAGGAATATGAAAAGCCAAGTGTTTCCAATAAAGAAACAAGCAGAATTTATAAATCTAGCTTATTTGGATTAAATTTAAATACAGTAGTCGATTCTGACACGATGTTTGCTCGTCGCGTATTTGAATTGATGTCAAGCAATACCTTAGTTTTGTCAAACTATTCCAAGGGAATGGATCGTCTTTTTGGCAAGAATGTCATTTTTTTAGATACAGAACCAAACAGGCTGAAAGATTTGGACAACCAAACCATTGAACGTATTCGTGAAGAAAATCTGAATAATGTTTTGGCAAACCACACTTATCAAAAACGCTTTGAAACCATTTTAGATACAGTAGGGGTAGTGTATAACAAACAACTGGAGAAAGTAACTTTAGCTGTGAAGGTAACGGGGAAATTGCAGTTGAAAGCTGCCATCCGTCTTTTCCAACAAAAGTTCAGCCATCCACAGTACCGCTTACTTGCTGTACTTGACGATAATGTTTCCGGTTTGGAGTCTGCGGAGCTATATACCGATTTTAACTACGGCAAGATAAACGTGCTAGCCGAATCATATCTTTTGCGTTATGGCAAGCAGAATACTCAATATCTCGACACCCCGTATTTTGTTTTAACGGATAATTTGGAAGTATTAAATCCCTCTGTTGTCGAAAAAGCCCTATTGCACAGTAGCTATCTTTCTGATGGTTATATCGCCTTAACGCCGCATAAAAACCAAAAATACATCTTTGAATCAACAATGAATATGAACCATATTTTTGCCTCAGCAAAAAAATTTTCAGAAGCGGTTAAATATTTTAAGCAAGCCGTTGAATTGCCTGTTTACTACATCAACAAACACGAGGGGAAATGA
- the wecC gene encoding UDP-N-acetyl-D-mannosamine dehydrogenase encodes MQYQTISVIGLGYIGLPTAAAFAQHGVKVIGVDVNQHAVDIINQGKIHIVEPDLDTAVHECVSKGMLKATLVPEPADAFLIAVPTPFKGSNYEPDLSYIEAASKAIAPVLKKGNLVILESTSPVGATEQMSEWLAEARPDLTFPQQAGESSDIRIAHCPERVLPGQVMRELIENDRIIGGITPKCSDQAASLYKIFVKGDCIVTNARTAEMCKLTENSFRDVNIAFANELSIICDKLNINVWELIILANRHPRVNILQPGCGVGGHCIAVDPWFIVNKTPDVAKLIHTARLVNDGKPEWVINKVNDAVIEALQKNPDKTLSDIKIACLGLAFKPDIDDLRESPALKITEQLAEKYPNQILAVEPNVAVLPEKLLAKNIVQIDLAVALSDADVLVVLVDHKEFKAIQFASLKAVVVDTKGIL; translated from the coding sequence ATGCAATATCAAACAATTTCAGTTATTGGTTTGGGTTACATCGGTTTACCCACCGCGGCAGCCTTTGCACAACACGGGGTAAAAGTCATTGGAGTAGACGTTAATCAACACGCCGTCGATATCATCAACCAAGGCAAAATTCATATTGTAGAGCCGGATTTGGACACTGCCGTACATGAATGCGTGTCAAAAGGAATGCTGAAAGCAACACTTGTTCCAGAACCTGCAGATGCTTTTCTAATTGCCGTTCCCACTCCTTTTAAAGGTTCAAATTACGAACCCGATCTCAGCTATATTGAAGCAGCCAGTAAAGCCATTGCGCCAGTCTTGAAAAAAGGCAACCTCGTTATTCTCGAATCAACCTCGCCCGTAGGAGCAACAGAGCAAATGTCTGAATGGTTGGCAGAAGCACGCCCTGATTTAACTTTCCCCCAGCAAGCCGGAGAAAGCTCAGATATCCGTATTGCTCACTGCCCCGAAAGAGTGTTACCCGGTCAAGTAATGCGTGAACTAATCGAAAATGACCGCATTATCGGCGGTATCACACCTAAATGCTCCGATCAGGCTGCTTCTTTATATAAAATTTTTGTCAAAGGCGACTGCATCGTTACTAATGCCCGCACTGCTGAAATGTGTAAGCTTACCGAAAACTCTTTCCGCGATGTCAACATAGCTTTTGCCAATGAACTCTCTATTATTTGCGATAAGCTAAACATCAACGTATGGGAATTAATTATTCTTGCCAACCGACATCCCCGCGTCAACATATTACAGCCTGGTTGCGGCGTAGGCGGACACTGTATTGCTGTTGATCCATGGTTTATCGTCAATAAAACTCCCGATGTGGCCAAATTGATTCACACCGCCCGCCTAGTAAACGATGGAAAACCCGAGTGGGTCATCAATAAAGTAAACGATGCCGTCATTGAGGCCTTACAAAAAAATCCCGATAAAACCCTAAGCGACATCAAAATTGCCTGCCTAGGCCTAGCATTCAAACCCGATATTGATGACTTACGTGAAAGCCCGGCATTAAAAATTACTGAGCAGTTAGCTGAAAAATACCCAAATCAAATTTTGGCAGTTGAACCAAATGTAGCAGTTTTGCCTGAAAAATTACTGGCTAAGAATATTGTTCAGATTGATTTAGCAGTAGCCCTATCAGATGCCGATGTGCTGGTGGTATTGGTTGATCATAAAGAATTTAAAGCCATTCAGTTTGCATCCCTAAAAGCGGTTGTGGTAGATACTAAGGGAATTTTGTAA
- the wecB gene encoding non-hydrolyzing UDP-N-acetylglucosamine 2-epimerase: MAPLVKALSNTKELESKVCVTAQHRQMLDQVLNLFEISPDYDLNIMKPGQTLHGITTDILHGLTPILTEFRPDYILVHGDTTTTFAASLAAFYQKIPVGHVEAGLRTQNIYSPWPEEANRCLTSVLSNLHFAPTEQSKTNLLQEYVNPDKVVVTGNTVIDALLMVKEKLQQPELKLQMEHLFPFTKNDQPMILVTAHRRENHGSGIQNIGKAVASLAEKYPDIQFVLPLHMNPMVRQPLLEILSNKKNVHLIEPQDYLPFVYLMTKSKIILTDSGGIQEEAPSLGKPVLVMRDTTERPEAVEAGTVKLVGSDSDKIVKKCTELLENEDSYRKMAEANNPYGDGKASSRIVETLLRYL; this comes from the coding sequence ATGGCGCCTTTGGTAAAAGCCTTATCAAACACTAAAGAATTAGAATCTAAAGTATGCGTTACAGCCCAACACCGCCAAATGCTGGATCAAGTATTGAACTTATTTGAAATAAGCCCTGACTATGATTTAAATATCATGAAACCAGGGCAAACTTTGCATGGCATCACAACCGATATATTGCACGGTTTAACACCTATTCTAACGGAATTCCGCCCGGACTACATCTTAGTGCATGGCGACACCACCACCACATTTGCAGCAAGCTTGGCAGCTTTCTACCAAAAAATTCCAGTAGGCCATGTTGAAGCCGGTTTGCGTACCCAAAACATCTATTCCCCATGGCCTGAAGAAGCCAATCGATGTCTAACTTCAGTGTTAAGCAATCTGCATTTCGCACCTACCGAACAATCAAAAACAAATTTATTACAGGAATATGTTAATCCGGATAAAGTAGTTGTAACAGGTAATACCGTTATTGATGCTTTATTAATGGTTAAAGAAAAATTGCAGCAGCCGGAACTTAAATTGCAAATGGAACACCTTTTTCCATTTACAAAAAATGATCAACCCATGATTTTAGTGACTGCGCACCGCAGGGAAAACCATGGTTCGGGCATACAGAATATTGGAAAAGCTGTTGCAAGTTTGGCTGAAAAATATCCAGATATCCAATTTGTATTGCCTTTACACATGAACCCGATGGTTCGGCAACCCTTGTTGGAAATTCTTTCCAACAAGAAAAATGTCCACTTAATTGAACCGCAAGACTACCTCCCCTTTGTCTATCTAATGACAAAATCAAAAATTATTTTGACAGATTCCGGCGGCATACAAGAAGAAGCCCCTTCACTAGGCAAGCCTGTTCTTGTGATGCGCGACACAACAGAGCGACCGGAAGCAGTAGAAGCAGGCACAGTTAAACTGGTAGGTTCCGACTCAGATAAAATTGTCAAGAAATGCACAGAGCTGTTAGAAAACGAAGATTCATATCGAAAAATGGCAGAAGCAAATAATCCTTACGGAGATGGAAAAGCGTCAAGTAGGATTGTAGAAACACTATTAAGATATTTATAA
- the kdsA gene encoding 3-deoxy-8-phosphooctulonate synthase, producing the protein MNIGNISLSNHLPFTLFGGINVLEDLDSTLKACEHYVAVTRKLGIPYVFKASFDKANRSSIHFFRGVGLDEGMKIFEAVKKEFGVPVITDVHEPWQCEPVAEVADVLQLPAFLARQTDLVVAMAKTGKAVNIKKPQFLSPSQMKNIVEKFKEAGNDRLILCERGSNFGYDNLVVDMLGFGVMKKTCPDVPIIFDVTHSLQTRESGAAASGGRRSQVLDLALAGMATGLAGLFLESHANPDDAKCDGPSALPLGKLEDFLLRVKAVDDLVKSFPELEIQ; encoded by the coding sequence ATGAACATCGGCAATATTTCCCTTTCGAACCACCTTCCTTTCACTCTTTTCGGCGGCATCAATGTATTGGAAGATTTGGATTCCACGTTGAAAGCTTGTGAACATTATGTGGCGGTTACCCGCAAGCTGGGGATTCCTTATGTGTTCAAAGCTTCTTTCGATAAGGCTAACCGTTCCTCAATCCATTTTTTTCGCGGTGTGGGCTTGGATGAGGGGATGAAGATTTTTGAAGCGGTTAAAAAAGAGTTTGGTGTGCCGGTGATTACCGATGTGCATGAGCCGTGGCAGTGTGAGCCGGTGGCTGAGGTAGCGGATGTATTGCAGCTGCCTGCTTTTCTTGCGCGCCAGACCGATTTGGTGGTGGCGATGGCGAAAACCGGTAAGGCGGTTAATATTAAAAAGCCGCAATTTTTAAGCCCTTCGCAGATGAAAAATATTGTGGAAAAATTCAAAGAAGCGGGTAATGACCGGCTGATTTTGTGCGAGCGCGGATCCAATTTCGGCTATGATAATCTGGTGGTCGATATGCTGGGTTTTGGTGTGATGAAGAAAACCTGCCCTGATGTGCCGATTATTTTTGATGTGACGCATTCTCTGCAAACGCGGGAGTCGGGTGCGGCGGCTTCGGGCGGCAGACGCAGCCAGGTGTTGGATTTGGCGTTGGCAGGTATGGCTACCGGTTTGGCCGGGCTGTTTTTGGAAAGCCATGCTAATCCGGATGATGCAAAATGCGACGGCCCGAGTGCGCTGCCTTTGGGCAAGCTGGAGGATTTCTTGCTTCGTGTGAAAGCGGTGGATGATTTGGTGAAATCATTTCCTGAATTGGAAATCCAATAA
- the mnmE gene encoding tRNA uridine-5-carboxymethylaminomethyl(34) synthesis GTPase MnmE, translating to MTALSSNPTIAAIATAPGRGGVGVIRISGKNLLSFAQAVSGGKTPQPRTALYTDFLDADGQTIDSGLLLYFAAPASFTGEDVIELQGHGGPVVMQMLLARCLALGARMAEPGEFTKRAFLNNKLDLAQAESVADLIDASSQSAARMAVRSLKGAFSRHIHDLVEDLITLRMLVEATLDFPEEDIDFLEAADAKGRLHALQERLQTVLASAEQGAILREGMNVVLAGAPNVGKSSLLNALAGDDIAIVTDIAGTTRDTVREQITLDGVPVHIIDTAGLRDTDDIVEQIGIERSQKAVREADVALILIDPREGINAKTRGILESLPENLKKIEIHNKTDLSGEPAGMFSDRHSALSGADTLIKLSAKTGEGLDLLKQALLQEIGWQGESESLFLARSRHINALHTAKTELENAALCGNHQIELFAEHLRLAQAACSEITGEFTADDLLGVIFSRFCIGK from the coding sequence ATGACCGCCCTATCATCCAACCCCACCATCGCAGCCATCGCCACCGCCCCCGGCCGCGGCGGCGTCGGCGTTATCCGCATTTCCGGCAAAAACCTGCTGTCTTTCGCACAAGCCGTGAGCGGCGGCAAAACACCCCAACCGCGCACCGCACTCTACACCGACTTTTTAGATGCAGACGGCCAAACCATCGACAGCGGCCTGCTGCTCTATTTCGCCGCCCCCGCCAGCTTTACCGGCGAAGACGTAATCGAACTGCAAGGCCACGGCGGGCCTGTGGTGATGCAGATGCTGCTTGCACGCTGCCTCGCACTGGGCGCGCGCATGGCAGAACCGGGCGAATTCACCAAACGCGCCTTTCTCAACAACAAACTCGACCTCGCCCAAGCCGAAAGCGTGGCCGACCTAATCGACGCATCCAGCCAATCCGCCGCCCGCATGGCCGTGCGCTCGCTCAAAGGCGCCTTTTCCCGCCACATACACGACTTGGTTGAAGACTTGATTACCTTGCGCATGCTGGTAGAGGCCACACTCGACTTCCCCGAAGAAGACATCGACTTTCTCGAAGCAGCCGATGCCAAAGGCCGCCTGCATGCCTTGCAGGAACGTTTGCAAACCGTGTTGGCCAGCGCCGAACAAGGCGCCATTTTGCGCGAAGGCATGAACGTGGTTTTGGCAGGCGCACCCAATGTCGGCAAATCCAGCCTGCTCAACGCACTCGCCGGAGATGACATTGCCATTGTTACCGACATCGCCGGCACCACCCGCGATACCGTTCGGGAACAAATCACTCTCGACGGCGTGCCCGTGCATATTATCGACACAGCCGGCCTGCGCGACACCGACGACATCGTCGAACAAATCGGCATAGAACGCAGCCAAAAAGCCGTGCGCGAAGCCGACGTTGCCCTAATCCTGATTGACCCGCGCGAAGGCATCAATGCCAAAACCCGCGGCATCTTGGAAAGCCTGCCTGAAAACCTGAAAAAAATCGAAATCCACAACAAAACCGACCTCTCCGGAGAGCCGGCAGGCATGTTTTCAGACAGGCATTCGGCCTTGAGCGGCGCCGACACCTTAATCAAGCTTTCCGCCAAAACCGGCGAAGGCTTGGATTTACTGAAACAAGCCCTGTTGCAGGAAATCGGCTGGCAAGGCGAAAGCGAAAGTCTGTTCCTCGCCCGCAGCCGCCATATCAACGCACTGCACACAGCAAAAACCGAATTGGAAAACGCCGCCCTCTGCGGCAACCACCAAATAGAACTGTTCGCCGAACACCTGCGGCTTGCCCAAGCGGCATGCAGCGAAATCACCGGCGAATTTACCGCCGACGACTTACTGGGTGTGATTTTCTCAAGATTCTGCATCGGAAAATAA
- a CDS encoding site-2 protease family protein yields the protein MFQEFNLANFLLAVLPVLLAITVHEAAHGYAARYWGDRTAEQLGRLTLNPIAHIDLIGTIIVPLFMFLFTPFLFGWAKPVPIIPRHFRNMRMGLFTVAFAGPLSNLIMAFGWGAVIALAPYAPSDFQTPLSGMAGYGIGINAVLFVLNMLPILPLDGGRVVDSMLPPRASVQFQKLEPYGMWILIFLLATGLLGTILTPFTNFISYSVLKTFGIF from the coding sequence ATGTTTCAAGAGTTCAATCTGGCTAATTTCTTATTGGCCGTATTACCCGTTTTGCTGGCGATTACCGTGCACGAAGCGGCGCACGGCTATGCCGCACGCTATTGGGGCGACCGCACCGCCGAACAGCTGGGGCGGCTCACATTAAATCCTATAGCCCATATCGACTTGATAGGAACGATAATAGTTCCGCTATTTATGTTTTTATTTACGCCTTTCTTATTCGGCTGGGCCAAACCCGTACCGATTATTCCACGCCATTTCCGCAATATGCGGATGGGTTTGTTCACAGTGGCATTTGCCGGCCCTTTATCCAATCTGATTATGGCTTTCGGCTGGGGAGCGGTCATAGCGCTTGCGCCTTATGCCCCATCGGATTTCCAAACGCCTTTATCCGGCATGGCCGGCTACGGCATCGGCATCAACGCCGTATTGTTTGTACTCAATATGCTGCCCATCCTCCCGCTTGACGGCGGCCGGGTTGTCGACAGCATGCTGCCGCCGCGTGCCTCCGTGCAGTTTCAAAAACTCGAGCCTTACGGCATGTGGATTTTGATCTTCTTACTGGCTACCGGTTTGCTGGGCACGATTCTGACGCCGTTTACCAATTTCATTTCCTATTCCGTACTCAAAACATTCGGCATCTTCTGA